In Alteracholeplasma palmae J233, a single genomic region encodes these proteins:
- a CDS encoding 8-oxo-dGTP diphosphatase translates to MDRTEKCILTNMCMVYKGDEILVLDRIDPNWKGLTFPGGHVEKDESFNQSVIREVFEETGLTIKNPRICGMKQFTSKNKEYRYIVFLYKTNEFEGELQSSNEGKVFWINKNDLEKYQAVPDFHELYEIFNKEELSENFNYFDEIDNKWRYINS, encoded by the coding sequence ATGGATAGAACTGAAAAATGTATTTTAACAAACATGTGTATGGTATACAAAGGTGATGAAATATTAGTTTTAGATAGAATAGACCCAAATTGGAAAGGACTCACTTTTCCTGGAGGACATGTCGAAAAAGATGAATCATTTAACCAATCTGTTATAAGAGAAGTATTTGAAGAAACAGGTCTGACAATTAAAAACCCTAGAATATGTGGTATGAAACAGTTTACAAGTAAAAATAAAGAATACCGCTATATTGTTTTCTTATACAAAACAAATGAATTTGAAGGAGAACTTCAAAGTTCAAATGAAGGAAAAGTATTTTGGATTAATAAAAACGATTTAGAAAAGTATCAAGCAGTTCCAGATTTTCATGAATTATATGAAATTTTTAATAAAGAAGAATTGAGCGAAAATTTTAATTATTTTGATGAAATAGATAACAAATGGAGATATATAAATTCATAA
- the rpsO gene encoding 30S ribosomal protein S15 yields MALSKEAKQAIIKEYARFEGDTGSPEVQIAILTSEINDLNAHLQNHIHDFHSKRGLFMKIGHRRNLLKYLRNSDVTRYQELIAKLGLRR; encoded by the coding sequence ATGGCATTATCTAAAGAAGCTAAACAAGCAATTATCAAAGAATATGCACGTTTTGAAGGAGACACTGGTTCACCAGAAGTTCAAATCGCTATTTTAACAAGTGAAATCAACGATTTAAACGCTCACTTACAAAATCATATTCATGATTTCCACTCTAAACGTGGTTTATTTATGAAGATTGGTCACAGACGTAATCTACTTAAATACTTACGTAACTCAGATGTTACACGTTACCAAGAATTAATTGCAAAATTAGGATTACGTAGATAA
- a CDS encoding cyclic-di-AMP receptor, whose amino-acid sequence MKLVLAVVSNDDASKVQKGLVKEKFFATRLATKGNFLREGNATFIIGVNDEKVPEVLDVIEKHSKKRSKIVPNTIVNEFGAFSSLPIEVSIGGATVFILNVDQFIKL is encoded by the coding sequence ATGAAATTAGTATTAGCAGTAGTTTCAAATGATGATGCAAGTAAAGTTCAAAAAGGATTAGTAAAAGAAAAATTTTTTGCAACTAGACTCGCAACCAAAGGTAACTTCTTAAGAGAAGGTAACGCAACATTCATTATTGGTGTTAATGATGAAAAAGTACCTGAAGTTTTAGATGTTATTGAAAAACATAGTAAAAAGCGTTCTAAAATAGTTCCAAATACAATTGTTAACGAATTTGGTGCATTTTCTTCTTTACCAATTGAAGTATCAATTGGTGGGGCAACAGTGTTTATTTTAAACGTGGATCAATTCATTAAATTATAA
- a CDS encoding bifunctional riboflavin kinase/FAD synthetase: protein MKIINKLELNPAFSNPELTLAIGNFDGVHLGHQKMIQTVISFKDTQHALMTFDPHPIDFFKKTDEPRLTTSDDKKQIFSEYGIDYLFLLKFDSDFSSLTKEQFIELLKKYNVKRVVVGKDAKFGHKGAGTYLDLLNHFDVVLLEDYNVNLNKISTTYIKQLLDNGKLDEVKEALGHEYSIKGIIEHGDKVGRTIGFPTANVDYKNYYLPKIGVYYVKVVIDNKEYVGTASLGYNPTLNNVKKKRLEVFIHDFNENIYGKAIEVKFINYLRTELKFSSKEELIKQINDDILQTKIINKKKNI from the coding sequence ATGAAAATAATTAATAAACTTGAACTTAATCCAGCTTTCTCAAATCCGGAATTAACACTTGCTATTGGTAATTTTGACGGTGTTCATTTAGGACATCAAAAAATGATTCAAACAGTTATATCTTTTAAGGATACTCAACACGCTTTGATGACTTTTGATCCACATCCGATTGATTTTTTTAAAAAAACTGATGAGCCTAGATTAACTACTAGCGATGATAAAAAACAAATTTTTTCAGAATATGGAATAGATTATCTTTTTTTACTTAAATTTGACAGTGATTTTTCAAGTCTAACGAAAGAGCAATTTATAGAGTTACTTAAAAAATACAATGTTAAACGTGTAGTTGTTGGTAAAGATGCTAAATTTGGACATAAAGGTGCAGGCACATATTTAGATTTGCTTAACCATTTTGATGTTGTACTTTTAGAAGATTATAATGTTAATTTAAATAAAATTTCAACAACGTATATCAAACAATTATTAGATAATGGAAAACTTGATGAAGTAAAAGAAGCTTTAGGTCATGAATATAGTATTAAAGGCATTATTGAACATGGGGATAAAGTAGGAAGAACTATTGGCTTTCCAACGGCTAATGTTGACTATAAAAACTATTATCTACCTAAAATAGGTGTTTACTACGTTAAAGTGGTAATTGATAATAAAGAATATGTAGGGACAGCAAGCCTTGGATATAATCCCACGCTTAATAATGTAAAAAAGAAGCGATTAGAAGTTTTTATTCATGATTTTAATGAAAATATCTACGGTAAAGCAATAGAAGTTAAATTTATCAACTATTTGAGAACTGAATTGAAGTTTTCTAGTAAAGAAGAATTAATTAAACAAATTAATGATGATATCCTACAAACAAAAATAATTAACAAAAAAAAGAACATATGA
- the truB gene encoding tRNA pseudouridine(55) synthase TruB — MNGIFLINKPSGMTSHDVVFKIKKKFNLKKVGHTGTLDPFATGLLIIMVGNATKLSFLFDDLDKAYSAVMILNEKYDTYDITGNLVEKKDIIVSQDKLKNAIHFYNGLTYDQKPPMYSAIKIKGQKMYDLARKGIEVDIPKRNVTIYQLKQTSELMNNEFSFDAHVSKGTYIRSLALDIALKVNTVGTLKELNRTQIGTYFLKDAKSIDEVTEKDLITDQSLLEKSNKLELSPYLIKLVKNGVYLDERQIVTEEPFIVVDQNKQWIAYYDVVEKNTTKYKPVYFF; from the coding sequence ATGAACGGAATCTTTCTTATTAATAAACCTTCTGGGATGACTTCTCATGATGTAGTTTTTAAAATTAAAAAAAAGTTTAATCTAAAAAAAGTGGGTCATACTGGGACTTTAGATCCGTTTGCTACAGGACTTTTAATTATTATGGTTGGGAATGCCACTAAATTATCTTTTTTATTTGATGACTTAGATAAAGCCTATTCTGCAGTAATGATTCTAAATGAAAAATATGATACTTACGATATAACCGGTAATTTAGTAGAAAAAAAAGACATTATTGTGTCACAAGACAAACTGAAAAATGCTATTCATTTTTATAATGGATTAACATATGATCAAAAGCCTCCAATGTATTCAGCTATTAAAATCAAAGGACAAAAGATGTATGATTTAGCAAGAAAAGGCATTGAAGTCGATATCCCTAAACGAAATGTTACAATATATCAATTAAAACAAACATCTGAATTAATGAATAATGAATTTTCTTTTGATGCTCATGTTTCAAAAGGTACCTATATTAGAAGCCTTGCTTTAGATATTGCTTTAAAAGTGAATACAGTAGGGACCTTAAAAGAACTGAACCGAACACAAATAGGAACTTATTTTCTGAAAGACGCTAAATCAATTGATGAGGTAACAGAAAAAGACTTAATAACAGATCAGTCATTATTAGAAAAAAGTAATAAACTAGAATTATCACCTTATTTAATAAAATTAGTAAAAAATGGTGTTTATCTAGATGAAAGACAAATTGTAACTGAGGAACCATTTATTGTTGTAGACCAAAATAAACAATGGATTGCTTATTATGATGTAGTAGAAAAAAATACTACAAAATATAAACCAGTCTATTTTTTCTAA
- the trxA gene encoding thioredoxin, giving the protein MIEYRGEDYKEVIDNKGLVLVDYFATWCGPCKMLMPVLEEMSNEVTEMPVYKVDIDKFRPLAIDSQIKSVPTLVLYKDGKEVARQSGYQPREKLEAWIEQYK; this is encoded by the coding sequence ATGATTGAATATCGCGGTGAAGATTACAAAGAAGTAATTGACAACAAGGGTCTTGTTTTAGTTGATTATTTTGCTACATGGTGTGGGCCATGTAAGATGTTGATGCCAGTTTTAGAAGAAATGAGTAATGAAGTGACTGAGATGCCAGTTTATAAAGTTGATATAGACAAATTCCGTCCTTTAGCAATTGATAGTCAAATCAAAAGCGTTCCAACACTTGTTCTTTACAAAGATGGTAAAGAAGTAGCTAGACAAAGCGGCTACCAACCACGTGAAAAGCTAGAAGCTTGGATCGAACAATATAAATAA
- a CDS encoding endonuclease MutS2 translates to MTFDLKTLEFLEIQERILKYAYTQTAKKHITLLSPITDITKIKKLLAETDELLRLNYAYGKVPFVQDFDIFYLIEKSDKTGFLNLEEILLVKLYLKLEKEVKEYYQRIKDKKSYTQIEELFNLENNDTLIKKLDHYIDDKNLIKDQATVELFGIRKSIKKQNEKINDVLSKLLTKYSSYLNESVIVLRNSRYCIGIKETYKNKVNGIIHDVSQTGQTIYIEPEDIRQATQDLEHLNNLEQQEINRVLMIITSDILAEKENLYKNLKQLTYLDFVHAKACYAIEIEASIPKINSNGNIHIINGRHPLIDKDKIVPLNLKLTKERPIMLITGPNTGGKTVVLKTVGLLTLMMQSGILVPLDSESELSIYHKIFSDIGDEQSIEQSLSTFSSHLVKLKKMIDTLDDNQLILIDEIGSGTDPNEGVSLAMALLNEIRKHKVTLLVTTHYSEIKQYGFEHKEIIPASMAFDHETLKPLYKLQMGISGSSNALLIAKSLGLKESVIKEATELSKRYESDLTKVIDRLNHEKKMLEEEKLSLEQSKKELLNAKLSYENELKKQQVEFENELKKVKEKEEIKWHELKAQASSLIEELKQKEKLSQPELAKAKHQINKEITTPKLENKEEIKVNDIVLIKSYQQRGIVKKITNNKYLVEFGSFTLSFPKNDLELEKNQSKTKTKIEKKVKLQGQTPNKNASIELDLRGYRYEEVGDAIDKAMDKAFLANMPFIRIIHGFGTGAVRNAVYEYLKKSPYVDSYRFGKEGEGLNGVTVVSLK, encoded by the coding sequence ATGACCTTTGATTTAAAAACTCTAGAGTTCTTGGAAATTCAAGAAAGAATATTGAAATATGCATACACGCAAACTGCAAAGAAACATATAACTTTATTAAGCCCAATTACTGATATAACAAAAATAAAAAAGTTACTTGCGGAAACCGATGAGCTTTTAAGATTAAACTATGCTTATGGTAAAGTTCCTTTTGTGCAAGACTTTGATATTTTTTATTTGATTGAGAAAAGTGATAAAACAGGTTTTTTAAATTTAGAAGAAATTCTCTTAGTAAAACTATACTTAAAACTAGAAAAAGAAGTAAAAGAGTACTACCAACGTATAAAAGATAAAAAATCATATACTCAAATTGAAGAACTATTTAATTTAGAAAATAACGATACCTTGATTAAAAAATTAGATCACTATATTGATGATAAAAATTTAATTAAAGATCAAGCAACAGTAGAATTATTTGGTATAAGAAAATCAATTAAAAAACAAAACGAAAAAATAAATGATGTTTTAAGCAAACTTTTAACAAAATATTCAAGTTACCTAAATGAATCTGTTATTGTACTAAGAAATTCTAGATATTGTATTGGAATAAAAGAAACTTATAAAAATAAAGTTAATGGGATTATCCATGATGTTTCTCAAACTGGACAAACTATCTATATTGAGCCTGAAGATATTAGACAAGCAACTCAAGATTTAGAACACTTGAATAATTTAGAACAACAAGAAATCAATAGAGTTTTAATGATTATTACAAGCGATATTCTTGCAGAAAAAGAAAATTTATATAAAAATTTAAAACAATTAACTTACCTTGACTTTGTTCATGCAAAGGCATGTTATGCAATAGAAATTGAGGCAAGTATTCCTAAAATTAATAGTAATGGTAACATCCATATTATTAATGGTAGACACCCTTTAATTGATAAAGACAAGATTGTCCCTTTGAATTTAAAATTAACTAAAGAACGACCAATTATGCTTATTACAGGACCTAATACGGGTGGTAAAACAGTTGTTTTAAAAACAGTAGGACTCTTAACATTAATGATGCAATCAGGAATCTTAGTTCCACTAGATAGTGAAAGTGAACTTAGTATTTATCATAAAATATTTTCTGATATTGGTGATGAACAATCGATTGAACAATCCTTATCTACATTCTCATCACATCTAGTTAAACTTAAAAAAATGATTGATACCCTAGATGATAACCAACTTATTTTAATTGATGAAATTGGAAGCGGAACAGATCCTAATGAAGGTGTTTCTCTTGCGATGGCATTGTTAAATGAAATTAGAAAACACAAAGTAACTTTGCTAGTAACAACCCACTATTCTGAAATTAAGCAATACGGCTTTGAACATAAAGAAATTATTCCAGCTAGCATGGCTTTTGATCATGAAACATTAAAACCACTTTATAAACTACAAATGGGAATTAGTGGTTCATCTAATGCTTTATTAATTGCTAAAAGCCTTGGATTAAAAGAGTCAGTTATCAAAGAGGCAACTGAGTTAAGTAAAAGATATGAGTCTGATTTAACTAAAGTGATTGATAGACTGAATCATGAGAAAAAAATGCTTGAAGAAGAAAAATTATCTTTAGAACAAAGTAAAAAAGAATTACTAAATGCTAAATTATCATATGAAAATGAACTTAAAAAACAACAAGTAGAATTTGAAAATGAACTTAAAAAAGTTAAAGAAAAAGAAGAAATTAAGTGGCATGAACTAAAAGCACAAGCAAGTTCTTTAATTGAAGAACTGAAACAAAAAGAAAAACTAAGTCAACCTGAATTAGCAAAAGCTAAGCATCAAATTAATAAAGAAATAACAACTCCTAAACTAGAAAATAAAGAAGAGATTAAGGTAAATGATATTGTCTTAATTAAATCCTACCAACAAAGAGGGATTGTCAAAAAAATCACGAATAATAAGTATCTAGTAGAATTTGGTAGTTTTACTTTAAGTTTTCCTAAAAATGATTTAGAACTTGAAAAAAATCAAAGTAAAACTAAAACTAAGATAGAAAAAAAGGTTAAACTTCAGGGACAAACTCCTAATAAAAATGCATCCATCGAACTTGACTTAAGAGGATACAGATACGAAGAAGTAGGTGATGCTATCGATAAGGCAATGGATAAAGCCTTCTTGGCAAACATGCCTTTTATCAGAATTATCCATGGTTTTGGTACAGGTGCTGTAAGAAATGCAGTTTATGAATATTTGAAAAAATCACCCTATGTTGACTCATATCGCTTCGGAAAAGAAGGAGAAGGGCTAAACGGAGTGACAGTTGTAAGCCTAAAGTAA
- a CDS encoding ribonuclease HIII, translating to MKHYTMNLSESQLNQLKNGYSSFIKASDSEAVFFIAEHNQTTITALKNGKVTIEGIEINNELVLIKNFLNIKDYEAVGSSDAGSLDVFGPVVICSTYVSLEDIAFLETLDIGIQRTISMKKIVEIAPIIAKRLTHSIVILKPFKYNELSKNGFNMNKIKSLLNNHMIIKTTAKIDKTIPVILEQYCNPNNYFNYLKEEKLVYRDIEFSEKSETPHISVLVSSIIAKYAYLVEMHRLSKKLNLKLKLGATKDVDEQILEVVNTHGSKVLIEVAKCNFKNITKQNIEF from the coding sequence ATGAAACATTATACAATGAATTTGTCTGAGTCTCAACTAAATCAATTAAAAAATGGTTATAGCAGTTTTATAAAGGCTTCTGATAGTGAAGCTGTCTTTTTTATTGCAGAGCATAATCAGACCACTATCACAGCTTTAAAAAATGGTAAAGTTACCATTGAAGGAATTGAAATTAATAATGAATTAGTTTTAATTAAGAATTTTTTAAATATTAAGGATTACGAGGCAGTTGGTTCTAGTGATGCTGGATCACTAGATGTTTTTGGCCCTGTTGTCATTTGTTCTACTTATGTCTCTTTGGAAGATATTGCTTTTTTAGAAACCCTTGATATCGGTATTCAAAGAACTATTTCAATGAAAAAAATAGTTGAGATTGCCCCTATTATAGCAAAAAGGCTTACTCACTCAATTGTCATACTAAAACCTTTTAAGTATAACGAGTTATCTAAAAATGGATTTAACATGAATAAGATTAAATCGCTTCTTAATAACCATATGATTATTAAAACAACGGCTAAAATTGATAAAACTATTCCTGTTATTCTAGAACAATACTGTAATCCAAATAATTATTTCAATTATTTAAAGGAAGAAAAATTAGTCTATAGAGATATTGAGTTTAGTGAAAAATCAGAAACTCCACATATTAGTGTTTTAGTCTCTTCTATTATCGCTAAGTATGCTTACTTAGTTGAGATGCATAGACTGAGTAAAAAACTTAATCTGAAATTGAAACTTGGTGCTACAAAAGATGTTGATGAACAAATTCTTGAAGTCGTTAATACTCATGGTTCTAAAGTTTTAATTGAAGTGGCTAAGTGCAATTTCAAAAACATCACTAAGCAAAATATTGAATTTTAA
- a CDS encoding glycoside hydrolase family 3 protein yields the protein MSQPLEVLRQFTRKVSTEGIVLLKNDQNILPLKISNVALFGRMQLHHYYSGTGSGGRVNLTDIENMIEVFSQYPKIDLNKKFIDLYTDWEIKNPFNHGDGSWKSEPWSQKEYLISKNLIIENKREEEIAIFILGRTAGEDKDNQNKSGSYKLTKIEEQMLLRIKEIYDKIIIILNTGNIIDMTFFEENDFSTILYFWHAGQDGMYGLADIITGLITPSGKLPITIPKSIKDYPKNEYDSSNKKIFYNEDIYVGYRYFETFEKDRVLYPFGYGLSYTEFSYESSDFIINNTQISFTAKIKNIGKCFGKEVLQVYLNHENSLIGKPLVELIAFSKTKYLKPQESQIINYNIDLKDFATFDDIGLLSENSFVIEKGKYNLYIGTCARTMKLVKTFIIKKNIIIEKHSYSIPSKIQFKRISNKNNSIIYEDTPDKRLEQEQVNLEKIHPNVSKLSKKDLSNIILGEGMYSKKVTPGTASAFGGITESLKEKGLKLFCCADGPSGIRMDNGSYATRIPIGTLLASTFNLSLIQELYQLVGHEMNNYQIDLLLAPGMNIQKNPLNGRNFEYFSEDPFLTGMMASATLKGLNKAGVTGVLKHFALNNQETLRTKIDVYVSERALREIYLKGFYYAIKNGAYAVMASYNKINNYYAASNKDLMTTILRDEWKFKGIVMTDWWSYLNDNNKTDTISMIDAGTDLYMVVEDAQTHKHNVIKNLNDETIISKLKLAATHIFNFNDDYKELRVKEIDFKKYQSNYLINEFDETKYEIKQEKENIIQAVNYQEERVDTYKIKQNKVEKLLEYTEEIDFLEEKIELKIEKPYNYKIISKKYLETTLSIQIKKITQFIEQNTILILLNKKVILTTLIQSQEDLYQTQVNLINGINALEIILPDRIKIESIKLEKNQI from the coding sequence ATGAGTCAACCATTAGAAGTATTACGACAATTTACTAGAAAGGTTTCAACTGAAGGAATTGTTTTGCTTAAAAATGATCAAAATATTTTACCATTAAAAATAAGTAACGTAGCTCTTTTTGGTAGAATGCAGCTTCATCATTATTATAGTGGTACAGGATCGGGCGGAAGAGTCAATTTAACTGATATTGAAAATATGATTGAAGTTTTTAGTCAATATCCAAAAATAGATTTAAACAAAAAATTCATTGATTTATATACTGATTGGGAAATTAAAAACCCGTTTAATCATGGCGACGGATCATGGAAAAGTGAACCATGGTCTCAAAAAGAATATTTAATAAGTAAAAATTTAATCATTGAAAATAAAAGAGAAGAAGAAATTGCGATTTTTATCTTAGGCAGAACTGCTGGTGAAGATAAGGATAATCAGAATAAAAGTGGTAGTTACAAGTTAACAAAGATAGAAGAACAAATGTTATTAAGAATTAAAGAAATTTATGATAAAATCATTATTATTTTAAATACAGGAAATATCATTGATATGACTTTTTTTGAAGAAAATGATTTTTCTACTATTCTTTATTTTTGGCATGCAGGACAAGATGGAATGTATGGGCTTGCTGATATCATCACAGGACTTATAACGCCTAGTGGAAAATTGCCAATAACAATCCCGAAAAGTATTAAGGATTACCCAAAAAATGAATATGATTCATCTAACAAAAAAATATTTTATAATGAAGATATTTATGTTGGCTATAGATATTTTGAAACGTTTGAAAAAGATAGAGTTTTATATCCTTTTGGCTATGGATTAAGTTACACTGAATTTAGCTATGAAAGTAGCGATTTTATAATTAATAATACCCAAATCAGTTTTACTGCTAAAATAAAGAATATTGGGAAATGCTTTGGAAAAGAAGTTCTACAAGTCTATTTGAATCATGAAAATAGCTTAATCGGTAAACCTTTAGTAGAATTAATAGCATTTTCTAAAACAAAATATTTGAAGCCACAAGAATCACAAATCATCAACTATAATATAGATTTAAAAGACTTTGCGACTTTTGATGATATAGGACTTTTAAGTGAGAATAGTTTTGTAATAGAAAAAGGTAAGTATAACCTTTACATAGGTACTTGTGCAAGAACTATGAAATTAGTTAAGACGTTTATAATAAAGAAAAATATTATTATAGAAAAGCACAGTTATTCAATACCATCTAAAATACAATTTAAAAGAATAAGTAATAAAAACAACAGTATCATTTATGAAGATACACCGGATAAAAGACTAGAACAAGAACAAGTAAATTTAGAAAAAATACATCCTAATGTATCTAAACTATCTAAAAAAGATTTATCTAACATCATTTTAGGTGAAGGTATGTATAGTAAGAAAGTTACTCCTGGAACAGCTTCAGCCTTTGGCGGTATTACAGAAAGTTTAAAAGAAAAAGGGTTAAAGTTATTTTGTTGTGCAGATGGACCTTCAGGCATTAGAATGGATAATGGAAGCTATGCTACAAGAATTCCTATTGGGACTCTTTTGGCATCAACCTTTAATTTAAGTTTAATTCAAGAGTTATATCAACTTGTTGGTCATGAAATGAATAACTATCAGATAGATTTACTATTAGCTCCAGGGATGAATATTCAAAAAAATCCTTTAAATGGTAGAAACTTTGAATATTTCAGTGAAGATCCTTTTTTAACGGGGATGATGGCCAGTGCGACACTAAAAGGATTAAACAAAGCAGGAGTAACCGGTGTTTTAAAACATTTTGCTTTAAATAATCAAGAAACTTTGAGAACAAAAATAGATGTATATGTATCTGAAAGAGCATTAAGAGAAATCTATTTAAAAGGTTTTTATTATGCAATAAAAAATGGTGCCTATGCTGTAATGGCATCTTATAATAAAATCAATAATTATTATGCAGCCTCTAATAAAGATTTAATGACAACAATTTTAAGAGATGAATGGAAATTTAAAGGGATTGTAATGACTGATTGGTGGTCATATTTAAATGATAATAATAAAACAGATACTATTTCGATGATCGATGCTGGAACTGATCTTTACATGGTAGTTGAGGATGCTCAAACGCATAAGCATAATGTTATTAAAAACTTAAATGATGAAACTATTATTTCTAAATTAAAACTAGCAGCAACCCATATTTTTAATTTCAACGATGATTATAAAGAATTAAGAGTAAAAGAAATAGATTTTAAAAAATATCAGTCAAACTATTTAATAAACGAATTTGATGAAACAAAATATGAGATAAAACAAGAAAAAGAAAATATAATACAAGCTGTAAATTATCAAGAAGAAAGAGTAGATACTTATAAAATTAAACAAAACAAAGTAGAAAAACTCTTAGAATACACTGAAGAAATTGATTTTTTAGAAGAAAAAATAGAACTTAAAATTGAAAAACCATACAATTATAAGATTATTTCTAAAAAATATCTAGAAACAACTCTATCTATCCAAATAAAAAAAATAACTCAGTTTATTGAACAAAATACAATTCTTATTTTATTAAACAAAAAGGTTATCTTAACAACACTCATTCAGTCACAAGAAGATCTTTATCAAACTCAAGTAAATTTAATTAATGGCATCAATGCCCTTGAAATTATCCTTCCAGATCGCATAAAAATAGAATCAATTAAACTTGAAAAGAATCAAATATAA
- a CDS encoding ABC transporter ATP-binding protein, with translation MANLKLEGINKVYPNGVQAVYDFNLEIKDQEFIVLVGPSGCGKSTTLRMIAGLEDITSGTLEIDSEYMNDKAPKDRNIAMVFQSYALYPHMSVYDNMAFGLKLKKFKKVEIAKKVNDAAEILGLTPYLKRKPKALSGGQRQRVALGRAIVRDAKVFLMDEPLSNLDAKLRVQMRGELIKLHKKIETTTIYVTHDQIEAMTMADRIVVMKDGFVQQIDTPKNVYDYPVNMFVAGFIGTPPMNFIDVVVNEKGEFEINNQILKLPKEKLKELKDFDFINKKIILGIRPEDLYSVSDFPLNETKFKGTVDVSELLGSGTNIYMQLNNYNVCASIKARAGVKMNDEIELLMDTTKIYFFDPETQLRLRYENDKPISLSDQPKGLKKNRKDDKDKK, from the coding sequence ATGGCAAATTTAAAGTTAGAAGGAATTAACAAAGTATATCCGAATGGTGTTCAAGCTGTTTATGATTTTAATTTAGAAATAAAAGATCAAGAGTTTATCGTACTTGTTGGACCATCGGGATGTGGTAAGTCAACAACCTTAAGAATGATTGCAGGATTAGAAGATATCACAAGTGGAACATTAGAAATTGATTCAGAATATATGAATGATAAAGCTCCAAAGGATAGAAATATAGCTATGGTATTTCAAAGCTATGCCTTATATCCCCATATGAGCGTATATGATAATATGGCTTTTGGTCTTAAACTTAAAAAATTTAAAAAAGTTGAAATCGCTAAAAAAGTAAATGATGCGGCTGAAATATTAGGTTTAACACCTTATTTAAAAAGAAAACCTAAGGCATTATCTGGAGGGCAAAGACAGCGTGTTGCACTAGGTCGTGCGATTGTTAGAGATGCAAAAGTATTTCTAATGGATGAACCGTTATCTAATCTAGATGCCAAGTTGAGAGTTCAAATGAGAGGAGAATTAATTAAACTCCATAAAAAAATTGAAACAACAACTATTTATGTAACACATGATCAAATAGAAGCAATGACAATGGCTGATAGAATTGTTGTGATGAAAGATGGCTTTGTTCAACAAATTGATACGCCAAAAAATGTTTATGACTATCCTGTAAATATGTTTGTTGCTGGATTTATTGGGACACCGCCTATGAATTTTATCGATGTTGTTGTGAATGAAAAAGGGGAATTTGAAATAAACAACCAAATACTTAAATTACCAAAAGAAAAGTTAAAAGAACTAAAAGATTTTGATTTTATTAATAAAAAAATTATTTTAGGTATTAGACCAGAAGATTTATACAGCGTATCTGACTTTCCTTTAAATGAAACTAAATTTAAAGGTACAGTAGACGTTTCAGAACTTCTAGGTTCAGGGACTAATATTTATATGCAACTGAATAATTATAATGTATGTGCAAGCATCAAAGCTCGTGCTGGTGTTAAAATGAATGATGAAATAGAACTTTTGATGGATACAACAAAAATATATTTTTTTGATCCTGAAACACAATTAAGATTAAGATATGAAAATGATAAACCGATCTCTCTTTCGGATCAACCTAAAGGACTTAAAAAAAATAGAAAAGATGATAAAGATAAAAAATGA